In the Nitrospirota bacterium genome, ACCTGCGCCCGCCGCGGCGTCGGCACGCCGAAGATCGGCACGGTCTCCCAGCCCTCGACCAGCTTGCGGCCCAGCGTGTGCTCGGCCTGGAAGCCGACGATCGCGACCACGTTCGCCTCGTCCTGGATCGCGTGCTTGAGATGGTGCAGCACGCGCCCGCCCTCGCACATGCCCGAGGCCGCGATGATCACGCAGGGTCCCGCCAAGTCGTTCAGCTTCGCGCTCTCCTGCACGGAGGAGACGTAGCGGATGTAGCGGGCCGCGAACGGGTCGTCCCCGGCCGCGAAGGTCCGGTAGGTCTCCTCGTCGTAACATTCCGGGTGCCGCCGGAAGATCTCGGTCGCCTTGATCGCCAGGGGGGAGTCGATGTAGATCGGCACCGGCTCGATCCGCTTCTCCCGCACCAGCTCCTTGATCCGCATAACCAGGTCCTGCGTGCGCCCGACCGCGAAGGCCGGGACGATCACCTTGCTGCGGCGCGCCACGGCCTGGGCGACCAGCTCCTGCACCCTGGCCTTGATCGTCTCGTCGCTCTCGCCGTGCACCCGGTCCCCGTAGGTGGACTCGATGATGAGCACGTCGCAAGGGGGCGGGGCTTCGGGATCGCGGAGGATCGGCATCTGCTTCCGGCCCAGGTCTCCGGTGAACAGGACGGTGGTCGTGCTGCCGCCCGCCGTGACCGAGAGCCGGATGGCCGCCGAGCCCAGGATGTGTCCCGCGTCGTGGAAGGAGGCGTTGACGCGCGGCCGGACCGTGAACGGGTCGTCGTAGCGGACGCCGGAGAAGCGGCTCGTGAGGGCCTGCACGTCGTCCAGATCGTAGTAGGGACGGCGGCACTGCTTGCCGCGCCGCCCCTCCTTCCGGTTGATGTAGGCGCAGTCGCTCTCCTGAATGCGCGCGGCATCCTCCAGCATCACCGCCGCCAGGTCGCCGGTCGCCCGGGTCACGTGAACCCGGCCCCCGAA is a window encoding:
- a CDS encoding MBL fold metallo-hydrolase, giving the protein MKISFHGAARSVTGSRHLIQAGGARILLDCGLFQGRREESDRHNRYLGFEPRSLDAVLLSHAHIDHSGALPVLARHGFGGRVHVTRATGDLAAVMLEDAARIQESDCAYINRKEGRRGKQCRRPYYDLDDVQALTSRFSGVRYDDPFTVRPRVNASFHDAGHILGSAAIRLSVTAGGSTTTVLFTGDLGRKQMPILRDPEAPPPCDVLIIESTYGDRVHGESDETIKARVQELVAQAVARRSKVIVPAFAVGRTQDLVMRIKELVREKRIEPVPIYIDSPLAIKATEIFRRHPECYDEETYRTFAAGDDPFAARYIRYVSSVQESAKLNDLAGPCVIIAASGMCEGGRVLHHLKHAIQDEANVVAIVGFQAEHTLGRKLVEGWETVPIFGVPTPRRAQVVRFNGLSAHADREDLLAYVRAIVPKPARVFVVHGEEKQAFALAAAIRAEHAGIQVTVPEPDSTHDL